One genomic region from Rattus norvegicus strain BN/NHsdMcwi chromosome 10, GRCr8, whole genome shotgun sequence encodes:
- the Wipf2 gene encoding WAS/WASL-interacting protein family member 2 isoform X1, translating to MPIPPPPPPPPGPPPPPTFSQANTEQPKLSRDEQRNRGALLQDICKGTKLKKVTNINDRSAPVIEKPKGSGGGYGPGAAALQPKGGLFQGGVPKLRPVGAKDAPETPAGKPALQVPSSRAAAPRPPVSAASGRPHDDSDSSRASLPELPRMQRPSLPDLSRPNTTSGTGMKHSSSAPPPPPPGRRANAPPTPLPLHSNKAQAYNREKPLPPTPGQRVHPGREGHPAPPPVKPPPSPVNVRTGPSGQSLAPPPPPYRQPPGVPNGPSSPTNESAPELPQRHNSLHRKTPGPVRGLAPPPPTSATPSLLSNRPPPPARDPPSRGAAPPPPPPMIRNGARDAPPPPPPYRMHGSEPPSRGKPPPPPSRTPAGPPPPPPPPLRNGHRDSITTVRSFLDDFESKYSFHPVEDFPAPEEYRHLQRVYPSKTNRAARGAPPLPPILR from the exons gcAAACACAGAACAGCCCAAACTCAGTAGGGATGAGCAGCGGAATCGAGGCGCCCTCTTACAAGACATCTGCAAAGGGACCAAACTGAAGAAGGTGACCAACATTAATGATCGGAGTGCTCCTGTCATCGAGA AGCCCAAAGGGAGCGGTGGTGGCTACGGCCCTGGAGCTGCTGCTTTACAGCCCAAGGGAGGTCTCTTTCAAGGAGGTGTGCCGAAGCTCCGCCCTGTGGGAGCCAAGGATGCTCCAG AGACCCCAGCTGGTAAGCCGGCTCTTCAGGTACCCAGTTCTCGAGCTGCTGCTCCAAGGCCTCCGGTGTCTGCAGCTAGTGGGCGACCTCACGATGATAGCGACAGCAGCCGAGCCTCCCTCCCAGAACTGCCCCGGATGCAGAGACCCTCTTTACCGGACCTCTCTCGGCCTAACACCACCAGTGGCACCGGAATGAAGCACAGCTCCTCTGCACCTCCCCCGCCCCCTCCAGGCCGGCGTGCCAACGCGCCCCCTACCCCTCTTCCTCTGCACAGCAACAAAGCCCAAGCCTACAACAGGGAGAAGCCGTTGCCTCCAACACCTGGGCAGAGGGTGCACCCGGGTCGAGAAGGACATCCTGCTCCACCCCCTGTAAAGCCGCCTCCTTCCCCTGTGAACGTCAGAACAGGACCCAGTGGCCAGTCTCTGGCTCCTCCCCCACCGCCTTACCGCCAGCCTCCTGGGGTCCCCAATGGGCCCTCAAGCCCCACCAATGAGTCAGCCCCCGAGCTGCCACAGAGACACAATTCTTTGCATAGGAAAACGCCAGGGCCTGTCCGAGGCCTTGCACCTCCCCCGCCCACCTCAGCCACCCCCTCTTTGCTGAGTAACAGGCCACCTCCCCCAGCCCGAGACCCTCCCAGCAGGGGAGCAG cccctccacccccaccgcCCATGATCCGAAATGGTGCCAGGGatgcccctcctcccccaccacctTACCGGATGCATGGGTCAGAACCCCCAAGCAGAGGGAAGCCTCCACCTCCACCCTCAAGGACACCAGCTGGGCCGccccctcctccaccaccacccttgAGGAATGGCCACAGAGACTCCATCACCACTGTCCGCTCCTTCCTGG ATGACTTTGAGTCCAAGTACTCCTTCCATCCGGTGGAGGACTTCCCCGCTCCAGAAGAGTACAGGCATCTTCAAAGAGTGTACCCCAGCAAAACAAACCGAG CTGCCCGTGGAGCCCCACCTCTGCCGCCCATTCTCAGGTGA